One stretch of Cygnus olor isolate bCygOlo1 chromosome 1, bCygOlo1.pri.v2, whole genome shotgun sequence DNA includes these proteins:
- the F7 gene encoding coagulation factor VII: MVSRQRVALLLCFPLLIPLSLDAVFLKREEANGVLQRHRRANSFFEEIKLGSLERECMEEKCSFEEAREIYRDDERTKEFWHIYSDPNQCDSSPCQNGGSCDDQFQDYVCRCPMEYEGKSCEKAVAEKLKCIYDNGGCEQYCADEQSKKRVCFCADDYTLASDGVSCIPQVKYPCGKIPVLAKKNATADGRIVGGFICPPGECPWQALIIQNQKEKCGGTLLSPEWVVTAAHCLEHTHVKELRVRLGEHSISDDEKTEQESGVTNIIMHEGYKYGQVNNDIALLKLETPVNLTDYVVPICLPEKRFAVYELSSIKFSTVSGWGRLLDGGATSSVLMRVDLPRVKTQECEKQTDLNITENMFCAGDLTGTKDSCKGDSGGPHATKYKNTWFLTGIVSWGKGCAVEGTYGVYTRVSKYIDWLKKSMDS; encoded by the exons ATGGTTTCCAGGCAGCGCGTGgctttgcttctctgctttccGCTGCTGATTCCTCTTTCTCTGGATGCAG tctttttaaagCGGGAAGAGGCAAATGGCGTTTTACAAAGGCACCGAAGAGCCAATAGCTTCTTCGAAGAGATAAAGCTGGGGTCACTAGAGCGAGAATGCATGGAAGAGAAGTGTTCATTCGAGGAAGCGAGAGAGATCTACCGTGATGATGAGAGGACA aaagagTTCTGGCACATCTATTCCG ACCCCAACCAGTGTGACTCCAGTCCCTGTCAGAACGGCGGGAGCTGTGATGACCAGTTTCAGGATTACGTTTGCCGCTGTCCCATGGAGTACGAAGgcaaaagctgtgaaaaag CCGTGGCTGAGAAGCTGAAGTGCATTTACGACAACGGCGGCTGTGAGCAGTACTGTGCTGATGAGCAGTCCAAAAAACGAGTGTGCTTCTGCGCAGATGATTACACTTTAGCGAGTGATGGTGTGTCCTGCATTCCCCAAG tgaaataccCATGTGGAAAAATACCAGTGCTGGCAAAAAAGAATGCAACTGCAGATGGGAGAATAGTAGGTGGTTTCATCTGTCCTCCAGGTGAATGTCCATGGCAA GCCCTTATAATacagaatcagaaagaaaagtgtggCGGTACCCTGCTTTCCCCAGAGTGGGTGGTCACTGCAGCTCATTGTTTGGAGCACACCCATGTTAAAGAGCTTCGAGTGAGACTGG GTGAACACTCAATAAGTGACGATGAGAAAACTGAGCAAGAAAGTGGAGTTACCAATATAATCATGCACGAAGGATACAAGTACGGACAAGTCAATAATGACATTGCCCTCCTGAAACTGGAAACACCTGTGAATCTCACTGATTACGTGGTGCCAATATGTTTGCCTGAAAAACGGTTTGCAGTGTATGAGCTGTCCTCCATCAAGTTCTCCACAGTGAGCGGATGGGGACGTCTACTAGATGGAGGTGCTACTTCCTCTGTCCTGATGAGAGTTGATTTGCCACGTGTAAAGACACAAGAATGTGAGAAGCAGACCGATTTAAATATTACAGAGAATATGTTCTGTGCAGGAGACCTGACCGGCACTAAAGACTCCTGCAAGGGAGACAGCGGTGGACCTCATGCTACGAAGTACAAGAACACTTGGTTTCTGACTGGGATTGTGAGCTGGGGAAAGGGCTGTGCTGTTGAAGGCACCTATGGGGTTTATACAAGGGTATCCAAATACATTGACTGGTTGAAGAAGTCCATGGATTCATAA